From the genome of Mycobacterium dioxanotrophicus, one region includes:
- a CDS encoding secondary thiamine-phosphate synthase enzyme YjbQ, translating to MIDVDTTRRRIVDLTDAVQGFCDGRGDGLCNVFVPHATAGVAIIETGAGSDDDLIDTLERLLPRDDRYRHAHGSFGHGADHVLPALVSPSVTVPVQAGRPLLGTWQSVVLVDLNRDNPQRSVRLSFLAA from the coding sequence GTGATCGACGTCGACACCACCCGGCGCCGCATCGTCGACCTCACCGACGCGGTACAGGGCTTCTGCGACGGACGCGGTGACGGGCTGTGCAACGTGTTCGTGCCGCACGCCACCGCCGGGGTGGCGATCATCGAGACCGGCGCCGGCTCCGACGACGACCTGATCGACACGCTGGAGCGGCTCCTGCCGCGCGATGACCGCTACCGGCACGCACACGGATCCTTCGGCCACGGTGCCGACCATGTGCTGCCCGCGCTGGTATCTCCGTCGGTCACGGTGCCGGTCCAGGCCGGACGGCCGCTTCTGGGGACCTGGCAAAGCGTCGTGCTGGTCGATCTCAACCGGGACAACCCGCAACGGTCGGTACGCCTGAGTTTTCTCGCGGCCTGA
- a CDS encoding antibiotic biosynthesis monooxygenase — MFARSTTITAHSEAIDAGIAHVRDEVMPAVDAIDGCVGLSLMVDRESGRCIATTAWRSHDAMQASAPILAPIRHRAVEAFAGSATIDEWEIAVVHREQYAAPGACVRATWLQTRPELFDRAIDYYRSAVLPALDDLAGFCSASLMLDRTTGRAVSSATFRSQEAMDHNRDQARSLRTARLRDLGADQLDVGEFELVLAHLRVPELA, encoded by the coding sequence GTGTTCGCACGCTCTACCACGATCACGGCGCACAGCGAGGCCATCGATGCGGGCATCGCACACGTTCGCGACGAGGTCATGCCCGCCGTCGATGCGATCGACGGGTGTGTCGGCCTGTCGCTGATGGTGGACCGGGAATCCGGGCGCTGCATCGCCACCACGGCCTGGCGTTCCCACGACGCGATGCAGGCCAGCGCGCCGATCCTGGCACCGATCCGGCATCGGGCCGTCGAGGCTTTCGCAGGCAGCGCGACGATCGACGAGTGGGAGATCGCGGTGGTGCACCGCGAGCAGTACGCGGCACCGGGTGCCTGCGTGCGGGCCACCTGGTTGCAGACGCGTCCGGAACTCTTCGACCGGGCCATCGACTACTACCGGTCCGCGGTGCTTCCGGCCCTGGACGACCTGGCGGGGTTCTGCAGCGCCAGCCTGATGCTCGACCGCACCACCGGGCGGGCGGTGTCGTCGGCGACGTTCCGTAGCCAGGAGGCGATGGACCACAACCGTGACCAGGCGCGGTCGCTGCGCACGGCCCGATTGCGGGATCTCGGAGCCGATCAGCTCGATGTCGGCGAGTTCGAGTTGGTACTGGCCCATCTGCGGGTCCCGGAACTGGCCTGA
- a CDS encoding transglutaminase family protein, protein MTGPDAASRRYDITHRTVYRYSDDVTSSYGRAFLTPRELPGQRRLYHELLIEPDAADSSTGRDAYGNISSYFHVLQPHRTLSITARSVVEVQPPAPERYTAGSARAPWEIARPVGGDGALATEFTMDLQPSEITDAVRDYAAPSFVPGRALIDVLRDLNSRIFADFTYRSGSTTVSTQVAQVLRAREGVCQDFARLAIACLRANGLAASYVSGYLATDPPPGKDRMIGVDATHAWASVWTPQNVWLGLDPTNDQMVDERYIVAAFGRDYADVPPLRGIIYTDSDSSTIEVSVDVAPYAGGVLSA, encoded by the coding sequence ATGACCGGACCCGATGCTGCGAGCCGTCGCTACGACATCACCCATCGCACCGTCTACCGCTACTCCGACGACGTCACCAGCTCCTACGGTCGCGCCTTCCTCACGCCGCGCGAATTGCCCGGGCAGCGCAGGCTTTACCACGAGCTGCTGATCGAACCTGACGCCGCCGACAGCTCGACCGGCCGCGACGCCTACGGCAACATCAGTTCCTACTTCCATGTCCTGCAGCCACACCGCACACTGAGCATCACCGCGCGGTCGGTGGTGGAGGTGCAGCCGCCCGCTCCGGAGCGTTACACCGCCGGTTCGGCACGGGCGCCCTGGGAGATCGCCCGGCCGGTCGGCGGCGACGGCGCGCTGGCCACCGAGTTCACCATGGACCTGCAGCCGTCGGAGATCACCGATGCGGTACGCGATTATGCCGCACCGAGTTTCGTTCCGGGTCGGGCGCTGATCGATGTGCTGCGCGATCTCAACTCGCGGATCTTCGCCGACTTCACCTATCGATCCGGGTCCACCACGGTGTCCACCCAGGTCGCCCAGGTGCTCCGGGCCCGCGAAGGCGTCTGCCAGGATTTCGCGCGGCTGGCCATCGCATGCCTGCGGGCCAACGGGCTGGCCGCCAGCTACGTCTCCGGATACCTGGCGACAGACCCACCGCCCGGCAAGGACCGCATGATAGGCGTCGACGCCACACATGCCTGGGCCTCGGTATGGACCCCGCAGAACGTCTGGCTGGGCCTGGATCCCACCAACGACCAGATGGTCGACGAACGGTATATCGTCGCGGCTTTCGGGCGCGACTACGCCGACGTGCCGCCGCTGCGCGGCATCATCTACACCGATTCGGACAGCAGCACGATCGAGGTTTCGGTGGATGTGGCACCGTACGCGGGAGGTGTGCTCAGTGCGTGA
- the alaS gene encoding alanine--tRNA ligase encodes MQTHEIRKRFLDHFVKAGHTEVPSASVILDDPNLLFVNAGMVQFVPYFLGARTPPADRATSVQKCIRTPDIDEVGITTRHNTFFQMAGNFSFGDYFKKGAIELAWTLLTNPVSEGGYGFDPERLWATVYLDDDEAIGLWQEVAGLPLSRIQRRGMADNYWSMGIPGPCGPCSEIYYDRGPEYGIDGGPEANEDRYIEIWNLVFMQNERGEGTSKNDFEILGPLPRKNIDTGMGVERIACLLQGVDNVYETDLVRPVIDLVAGIAPRGYGAGNHDDDVRYRIIADHSRTAAIIIGDGVSPGNEGRGYVLRRLLRRIIRAAKLLGVEEPIMGRLMTTVRDEMGPSYPELVTDFERINRIAVAEETAFNRTLVSGSRLFDDAAKSTRAAGKSTLSGADAFTLHDTYGFPIDLTLEMAAEAGLTVDEAGFRSLMAEQRARAKADAAARKQAHTDLTAYRELVDTGPTEFTGFDELTSEARILGIFVDGKRVPVVGHEGLEADRVELILDRTPFYAESGGQIADEGAITGTGSSETARAAVTDVQKIAKTLWAHRVNVESGEFVEGDTVAAAVDPKWRHGATQGHSGTHMVHAALRQVLGPNAVQAGSLNRPGYLRFDFNWQGALSEDQRSQIEEVTNEAVEADFEVHTFNTELDKAKAMGAMALFGENYPDEVRVVEIGGPFSLELCGGTHVHNSAQIGPVTILGESSVGSGVRRVEAYVGLESFRHLAKERALMAGLASSLKVPSEEVPARVATLVERLKAAEKELDKARLANARAAAANAAAGAELIGKVRVVAQRMAAGMSGGDLRTLVGDIKGKLGSDPAVIALIAEGEADTVPFVVAANPAAQDLGLRANELVKQFAAPVNGRGGGKADLAQGSGKGAAGIDAALAALRTEIGRS; translated from the coding sequence GTGCAGACACACGAGATCAGGAAGCGCTTCCTCGATCATTTCGTGAAAGCGGGCCATACCGAGGTGCCGAGCGCATCGGTCATCCTCGACGACCCCAACCTGCTGTTCGTCAACGCGGGCATGGTGCAGTTCGTGCCCTACTTCCTCGGGGCCCGCACGCCGCCCGCCGACCGCGCGACCAGCGTGCAGAAGTGCATCCGGACGCCCGACATCGACGAGGTCGGCATCACCACCCGGCACAACACCTTCTTCCAGATGGCCGGCAACTTCTCGTTCGGCGACTACTTCAAGAAGGGCGCCATCGAGCTGGCCTGGACGCTGCTGACCAACCCGGTCTCCGAGGGCGGCTACGGATTCGACCCGGAAAGGCTCTGGGCCACCGTCTATCTCGATGACGACGAGGCCATCGGCCTGTGGCAGGAGGTGGCCGGGCTGCCACTGTCGCGCATCCAGCGCCGCGGCATGGCCGACAACTACTGGTCGATGGGCATCCCTGGGCCGTGCGGCCCGTGTTCGGAGATCTACTACGACCGTGGCCCCGAATACGGCATCGACGGCGGGCCCGAGGCCAACGAGGACCGCTACATCGAGATCTGGAACCTCGTGTTCATGCAGAACGAGCGTGGCGAGGGCACGTCGAAGAACGACTTCGAAATCCTCGGCCCGCTGCCGCGCAAGAACATCGACACGGGGATGGGCGTCGAGCGCATCGCCTGCCTGCTGCAGGGCGTGGACAACGTCTACGAGACCGACCTGGTGCGTCCGGTGATCGACCTGGTCGCCGGGATCGCCCCCCGCGGCTACGGCGCAGGCAACCACGACGACGATGTGCGCTACCGCATCATCGCCGACCACAGCCGCACCGCGGCCATCATCATCGGAGACGGGGTCAGCCCCGGCAACGAAGGCCGCGGCTACGTGCTGCGCCGGCTGCTGCGTCGCATCATCCGCGCCGCCAAGCTGCTCGGTGTCGAGGAGCCCATCATGGGCCGGCTGATGACCACCGTGCGCGACGAGATGGGCCCGTCCTACCCCGAACTGGTCACCGACTTCGAACGCATCAACCGCATCGCCGTCGCCGAGGAGACCGCGTTCAACCGCACCCTGGTCTCGGGTTCGCGGCTGTTCGACGATGCCGCGAAGTCGACGCGCGCCGCCGGAAAATCCACGCTGTCGGGCGCCGACGCCTTCACCCTGCACGACACCTACGGTTTCCCCATCGACCTCACCCTGGAGATGGCCGCGGAAGCGGGCCTGACGGTCGACGAGGCAGGCTTCCGCAGCCTGATGGCCGAGCAGCGGGCGCGTGCCAAAGCCGACGCAGCGGCCCGCAAACAAGCCCACACCGACCTCACCGCGTACCGCGAGCTGGTCGACACCGGGCCCACCGAGTTCACCGGATTCGATGAATTGACTTCCGAGGCAAGGATTCTCGGCATCTTCGTGGACGGCAAGCGGGTTCCCGTGGTCGGTCATGAGGGTCTCGAGGCCGATCGGGTCGAGCTGATCCTGGACCGCACGCCGTTCTACGCAGAATCCGGCGGGCAGATCGCCGACGAGGGCGCCATCACCGGAACCGGAAGCTCCGAGACGGCCCGGGCCGCCGTCACCGATGTCCAGAAGATCGCCAAGACGCTGTGGGCGCATCGCGTCAACGTCGAATCCGGCGAGTTTGTCGAAGGCGACACCGTCGCCGCCGCGGTCGATCCCAAGTGGCGCCATGGCGCCACCCAGGGCCACTCCGGCACCCACATGGTGCACGCGGCGCTGCGACAGGTGCTGGGCCCCAACGCCGTCCAGGCCGGCTCGCTGAACCGGCCCGGCTATCTGCGGTTCGACTTCAACTGGCAGGGCGCGCTCTCCGAAGACCAGCGCTCACAGATCGAAGAAGTCACCAACGAGGCCGTCGAAGCCGACTTCGAGGTGCACACCTTCAACACCGAGCTCGACAAGGCGAAGGCCATGGGCGCCATGGCGCTGTTCGGCGAGAACTACCCCGACGAGGTGCGGGTGGTCGAGATCGGCGGGCCGTTCTCGCTCGAACTGTGCGGTGGTACACACGTGCACAACTCGGCACAGATCGGTCCCGTGACGATTCTCGGCGAATCCTCGGTCGGTTCCGGCGTGCGCCGGGTCGAGGCCTACGTCGGCCTGGAATCGTTCCGGCACCTGGCCAAGGAACGCGCCCTGATGGCCGGGCTGGCGTCATCACTGAAGGTGCCGTCCGAAGAGGTCCCCGCCCGGGTGGCCACACTCGTCGAGCGGCTCAAGGCCGCCGAGAAGGAACTCGACAAGGCCCGCCTGGCCAACGCCAGGGCCGCTGCCGCCAACGCCGCGGCCGGCGCGGAGCTCATCGGCAAGGTCCGGGTGGTGGCGCAGCGGATGGCCGCGGGCATGTCGGGCGGCGATCTGCGCACCCTCGTCGGCGACATCAAGGGCAAGCTCGGCAGCGACCCTGCCGTCATCGCGTTGATCGCCGAGGGCGAGGCTGACACGGTCCCGTTCGTGGTGGCGGCCAACCCGGCCGCGCAGGATCTCGGGCTGCGGGCCAACGAACTGGTGAAACAATTTGCCGCACCGGTGAACGGTCGCGGCGGCGGCAAGGCCGATCTGGCACAGGGTTCCGGTAAGGGGGCGGCGGGTATCGACGCGGCGTTGGCCGCATTGCGTACCGAGATCGGCCGGAGCTAG
- a CDS encoding replication-associated recombination protein A, with product MSDSLFDVPGDPGPGDPGALVPPGTGPLAVRMRPASLDEVVGQQHLLRAGSPLRRLVEGSGAASVILYGPPGTGKTTLASLISQATGRRFEALSALSAGVKEVRAVIDTARRSAVHGGQTVLFIDEVHRFSKTQQDALLAAVENRVVLLVAATTENPSFSVVAPLLSRSLILQLQPLTPQDIESVLRRAITDPRGLGGAVEVTDEAVDLLVQLSAGDARRALTALEVASEPGERVTVEIIEQSLDKAAVRYDRDGDQHYDVVSAFIKSMRGSDVDAALHYLARMLVAGEDPRFIARRLMILASEDIGMADPSALQIAVAAAQTVQLIGMPEAQLTLAHATVHLATAPKSNAVTTALAAAMGDIRAGKAGPVPPHLRDGHYSGAAKLGHAVGYRYPHDHPDGVVPQQYPPDDLVLADYYQPTGRGVEREITTRLDKLRAIVRRKR from the coding sequence GTGTCCGACAGTTTGTTCGATGTGCCCGGCGACCCGGGGCCCGGTGATCCCGGCGCTCTGGTCCCGCCCGGCACGGGTCCGCTCGCGGTGCGGATGCGTCCGGCCAGCCTCGACGAGGTCGTCGGGCAGCAGCATCTGCTGCGGGCCGGTTCACCGCTGCGTCGGCTGGTGGAGGGTTCCGGCGCGGCGTCGGTGATCCTCTATGGGCCGCCCGGTACCGGTAAGACCACGCTGGCCTCGCTGATCTCGCAGGCCACCGGCCGCCGGTTCGAGGCGCTCTCGGCACTGTCGGCCGGGGTCAAGGAGGTCCGCGCGGTGATCGACACCGCTCGGCGTTCGGCGGTCCACGGCGGCCAGACCGTCCTGTTCATCGACGAGGTGCACCGCTTCTCCAAGACGCAGCAGGATGCGCTGCTGGCGGCAGTCGAGAACCGGGTAGTGCTGTTGGTCGCGGCGACGACCGAAAACCCGTCGTTCTCCGTGGTGGCCCCGCTGCTCTCGCGTTCGCTGATCCTGCAGCTGCAGCCATTGACCCCGCAGGACATCGAGAGCGTGCTGCGCCGCGCGATCACCGATCCGCGGGGTCTCGGTGGCGCCGTCGAGGTCACCGACGAGGCGGTCGATCTCCTCGTGCAGCTCTCGGCAGGTGATGCCCGGCGTGCCCTGACCGCGCTGGAGGTGGCATCAGAGCCGGGAGAACGGGTCACCGTCGAGATCATCGAGCAGTCGCTGGACAAGGCCGCCGTGCGCTACGACCGCGACGGCGATCAGCACTATGACGTGGTCAGTGCGTTCATCAAATCGATGCGTGGCTCCGACGTCGACGCGGCGCTGCACTACCTGGCCCGGATGCTGGTGGCGGGGGAGGATCCGCGCTTCATCGCCCGGCGGCTGATGATCCTGGCCAGCGAGGACATCGGGATGGCCGATCCGAGTGCGTTGCAGATCGCGGTGGCCGCCGCCCAAACCGTGCAGCTGATCGGCATGCCCGAGGCGCAGTTGACGCTCGCCCACGCGACCGTCCATCTGGCGACCGCACCGAAGTCCAACGCGGTGACGACTGCGCTGGCCGCGGCGATGGGCGACATCCGAGCGGGCAAGGCTGGGCCGGTGCCACCGCATCTGCGCGACGGCCACTACTCCGGCGCCGCCAAGCTCGGCCACGCCGTCGGTTACCGCTATCCCCATGACCATCCCGACGGCGTTGTGCCGCAACAGTATCCGCCCGACGATCTGGTCCTGGCGGACTATTACCAGCCGACCGGTCGGGGTGTGGAGCGTGAGATCACGACCCGGCTGGACAAGTTGCGCGCCATCGTCCGTCGTAAGCGCTGA
- a CDS encoding SRPBCC family protein has protein sequence MTKALDLTVPVDTLAMEFTREFDAPVAALFRAHAEPDLVTRWLGPHDIAMAIEHWDFRTGGGYRYVHSRADEQYRFNGVFHTVRSDELIIQTFEFEGAPDMVNIEFMWFDDLGAGRSRLRGRSICPNTQARDALLSSGMEAGMIESYERLDALLPTP, from the coding sequence ATGACCAAGGCGCTGGATCTCACCGTCCCCGTCGACACCCTCGCCATGGAGTTCACCAGGGAGTTCGACGCGCCCGTCGCGGCGCTGTTCCGTGCCCACGCCGAGCCGGATCTGGTCACCCGGTGGCTGGGTCCGCACGACATCGCGATGGCGATCGAGCACTGGGACTTCCGGACCGGAGGCGGCTATCGCTACGTGCACTCCCGTGCCGACGAGCAGTACCGGTTCAACGGCGTGTTCCACACCGTGCGCTCGGACGAACTCATCATCCAGACCTTCGAATTCGAGGGCGCACCGGACATGGTGAACATCGAATTCATGTGGTTCGACGACCTTGGCGCCGGCCGCAGCAGGTTGCGCGGCCGGTCGATCTGCCCGAACACCCAAGCTCGGGACGCGTTGCTGTCCTCGGGCATGGAAGCGGGCATGATCGAGAGCTACGAACGCCTCGACGCGCTGCTGCCGACGCCATAG
- a CDS encoding zinc-binding metallopeptidase family protein, with the protein MRDFNCPTCGQRLAFENSLCLSCGSALGFSLKDMALLVITDTDQAAHAGAVDEDKYRLCANLHVAQCNWLVRVGGDPLCASCALTRTRPADTDTSALAAFGEAEMAKRRLIAELHELRLPIVSRSQDPQFGLAFDLLSSASEQVMTGHQNGVITIDLAEGDDVHREQLRIAMDEPYRTLLGHFRHEIGHYYFYRLIAPSADYGERFHELFGDPDADYQAALDRHYADGAPAGWEDTYVSSYATMHPAEDWAETFAHYLHIRDTLDTAAAFGFARAGATFDRRVLGPSGFDTIIEMWLPLSWALNMVNRSMGHADLYPFVLPPAVLEKMRFVHTVIDEVTA; encoded by the coding sequence GTGCGTGACTTCAACTGCCCGACATGCGGTCAGCGGTTGGCGTTCGAGAACTCGCTGTGCCTGTCGTGCGGCAGCGCGCTGGGCTTCTCGCTCAAGGACATGGCGCTGCTGGTGATCACCGACACCGATCAAGCCGCCCACGCCGGGGCCGTGGACGAGGACAAGTATCGGCTGTGTGCGAATCTGCATGTGGCTCAATGCAATTGGCTGGTACGAGTCGGTGGGGACCCGTTGTGTGCGTCGTGCGCGCTGACCCGCACGAGGCCGGCCGACACCGACACGTCGGCCCTGGCGGCATTCGGTGAAGCCGAGATGGCAAAGCGCCGCCTGATCGCCGAACTGCACGAACTGCGGTTACCGATCGTCAGCCGCAGTCAGGACCCGCAATTCGGGTTGGCGTTCGATCTGCTCTCCAGCGCGTCCGAGCAGGTGATGACCGGGCATCAGAACGGTGTCATCACGATCGATCTCGCGGAAGGCGACGACGTGCACCGCGAGCAGTTGCGCATCGCGATGGACGAACCGTACCGCACCCTGCTCGGCCATTTCCGCCACGAGATCGGGCATTACTACTTCTATCGGCTGATCGCCCCTTCGGCCGACTACGGTGAGCGGTTTCACGAATTGTTCGGTGACCCCGACGCGGACTACCAGGCTGCGTTGGACCGGCACTACGCCGACGGCGCCCCGGCGGGCTGGGAGGACACCTACGTATCGTCCTACGCCACCATGCATCCCGCCGAGGACTGGGCGGAGACCTTCGCCCACTATCTGCACATCCGCGACACCCTGGACACCGCCGCGGCGTTCGGATTCGCCCGCGCGGGTGCGACGTTCGATCGACGGGTATTGGGCCCCAGCGGTTTTGACACCATCATCGAGATGTGGCTACCGCTGTCATGGGCGCTCAACATGGTCAACCGCTCGATGGGCCACGCCGACCTGTACCCGTTCGTCCTGCCGCCGGCGGTGCTGGAGAAGATGCGGTTCGTGCACACCGTCATCGACGAGGTCACCGCGTAG
- the ruvX gene encoding Holliday junction resolvase RuvX, with the protein MPSSGDRLPDRPGDDDPGRGRRIGIDVGTVRIGVATSDPDGILATPVETVLRDRRDKAGGKHLRRLVGIVGEYEAVEVIVGLPRTLADRAGTSALDAIDLADQLARRITPTPVRLADERLTTVSAQRSLRDAGVRAKGQKAVIDQVAAVGILQSWLDQRRAVLAARDDGRGEGMDV; encoded by the coding sequence GTGCCGAGCAGCGGGGATAGGCTGCCGGACCGCCCGGGGGACGACGACCCCGGCCGCGGCCGACGCATCGGCATCGACGTGGGCACCGTTCGCATCGGCGTGGCCACAAGCGACCCGGACGGTATTCTGGCAACGCCGGTGGAGACGGTGTTGCGGGATCGGCGTGACAAGGCCGGCGGGAAGCATTTGCGCCGGCTGGTGGGCATTGTCGGCGAGTACGAGGCCGTCGAGGTGATCGTCGGACTGCCGCGCACCCTGGCTGATCGGGCGGGCACGTCGGCGCTCGACGCCATCGACCTCGCCGACCAGCTGGCGCGGCGCATCACGCCGACGCCGGTGCGGTTGGCCGACGAGCGCCTCACCACCGTCTCCGCACAACGATCGCTGCGCGACGCGGGGGTCCGCGCGAAGGGACAGAAAGCGGTGATCGACCAAGTGGCTGCAGTGGGCATTCTGCAGAGCTGGCTGGATCAGCGGCGGGCGGTCCTGGCCGCGCGCGACGACGGCCGCGGAGAGGGCATGGATGTCTGA
- a CDS encoding ArsR/SmtB family transcription factor, with product MASDDDGEVRLDRAFLALADPVRRAIVARLSRGPATVNELAEPFDITKQAVSKHIQVLEQAGLVTRTRDAQRRPVHLDAAALERLTAWIDGYRLNAERSYRRLDALLAAIEEEDKK from the coding sequence TTGGCCAGTGATGACGATGGTGAAGTCAGGTTGGACCGTGCCTTTCTGGCATTGGCCGACCCGGTGCGACGGGCGATCGTGGCGCGGCTGTCCCGCGGTCCGGCGACCGTCAACGAATTGGCCGAGCCGTTCGACATCACGAAACAGGCTGTGTCCAAACACATTCAGGTTCTCGAACAGGCGGGCCTGGTGACCCGGACCCGAGACGCGCAGCGTAGACCCGTACACCTCGACGCGGCCGCCCTGGAGCGGCTGACCGCGTGGATCGACGGCTACCGCCTGAATGCCGAGCGCAGCTACCGCCGGCTGGACGCCCTGCTGGCAGCCATCGAAGAGGAGGACAAGAAATGA
- a CDS encoding GlsB/YeaQ/YmgE family stress response membrane protein → MTITGIVSAILIGIVVGFIGRLLVPGRQPIGFLVTILVGIVSAFIGTAIARALGIPTETNGVDWLELLVQVIVAALGVALAASLMGRRRGLFGGRRSGLMR, encoded by the coding sequence ATGACCATTACCGGCATCGTCAGTGCAATCCTGATCGGCATCGTCGTCGGCTTCATCGGCCGGCTGCTGGTGCCCGGCAGGCAGCCCATCGGGTTCCTGGTGACGATCCTGGTCGGCATCGTCTCGGCGTTCATCGGCACCGCCATCGCGCGGGCGCTCGGGATTCCGACCGAGACCAACGGTGTCGACTGGCTCGAACTGCTCGTCCAGGTGATCGTCGCGGCACTCGGCGTGGCCCTCGCTGCGTCGTTGATGGGCCGTCGGCGCGGGTTGTTCGGTGGTCGACGTTCGGGATTGATGCGATAG
- a CDS encoding DUF3097 domain-containing protein: protein MTDRYGSDILSRNPHTPKLTRSTEQPAEKGLVVEDAQSGYVGAVVRIEGGRVELEDRRGKVRAFPMGPGFLIDGKPVILTVPKRTAAPARTASGSVAVAGAKARVALASRIYVEGRHDAELVEQVWGADLRIEGVVVEYLGGVDDLAGIVEEFAPGPGRRLGVLVDHLVTGSKEARIADAVRRGPGGEHTLVVGHPFIDIWQAVKPARLGMTAWPEIPRGTDWKKGICQALRWPYATQADTARAWQRIRGQVRDWNDLEPALIGRVEELIDFVTAPESPDDAAW from the coding sequence GTGACTGATCGCTACGGTTCCGACATCCTGTCCCGAAACCCGCACACCCCCAAGCTGACCCGGTCCACCGAACAGCCCGCGGAAAAGGGGCTGGTGGTCGAGGACGCGCAGAGCGGTTATGTGGGTGCCGTGGTGCGCATCGAGGGTGGCCGCGTCGAACTCGAGGACCGCAGAGGCAAGGTGCGGGCATTTCCGATGGGTCCCGGATTCCTGATCGACGGCAAGCCGGTGATCCTGACCGTGCCGAAGCGGACCGCCGCGCCGGCTAGGACGGCATCGGGTTCGGTGGCGGTGGCGGGTGCCAAGGCCCGCGTCGCGCTGGCCAGTCGCATCTATGTCGAAGGCCGCCACGACGCCGAGCTCGTCGAGCAGGTGTGGGGCGCCGACCTGCGCATCGAGGGTGTGGTGGTCGAGTACCTCGGCGGCGTCGACGATCTGGCAGGCATCGTCGAGGAGTTCGCGCCCGGGCCCGGCCGCCGGCTCGGTGTGCTGGTCGACCACCTGGTGACCGGCTCGAAGGAGGCCCGCATCGCCGATGCGGTGCGGCGCGGCCCCGGCGGCGAGCACACCCTGGTCGTCGGCCATCCGTTCATCGACATCTGGCAGGCCGTCAAGCCGGCCCGGCTCGGAATGACCGCCTGGCCCGAGATTCCCCGCGGCACGGACTGGAAGAAGGGCATCTGCCAGGCGCTGCGCTGGCCGTATGCCACCCAGGCGGACACCGCGCGGGCCTGGCAGCGGATCCGCGGTCAGGTCCGCGACTGGAACGACCTGGAACCCGCGCTGATCGGCCGGGTGGAGGAGCTGATCGATTTCGTGACCGCGCCGGAGTCGCCCGACGACGCGGCGTGGTAA